A genomic stretch from Aedes albopictus strain Foshan chromosome 2, AalbF5, whole genome shotgun sequence includes:
- the LOC109422011 gene encoding uncharacterized protein LOC109422011, translating into MSNFISKPLAKNLYSRRSPVDVSVAGIGSSTQKISSAITATIESGDRTISIKLQFLVLKQLSSDLPTMPIDISAWKLPNVQLADPQFSVPGSVDPVIGSETYWKLHTGRKISLGEGLPWVVETPFGWAVTGPASRSATCIPRLCYLSTADDRLKAALHKLWDMETTPSTPVRSSEENRLEELYAATTTRDTTGRYIVRLPRTEERRWVSNAQEELKDDPPEDLVIQPFTACKMSRRSPRSVFFWIRRPSTSESS; encoded by the coding sequence ATGTCGAATTTCATTTCGAAACCGCTGGCGAAGAACCTCTACAGTCGCCGCTCTCCAGTGGATGTGTCCGTCGCAGGCATCGGATCATCCACGCAGAAAATCAGTAGTGCCATTACTGCCACCATCGAGTCGGGAGATCGAACGATCTCGATAAAACTGCAGTTTTTGGTACTGAAGCAGCTGTCGTCAGATCTGCCAACAATGCCGATAGATATCTCGGCATGGAAGTTGCCCAACGTGCAGCTAGCAGATCCGCAGTTCAGTGTCCCCGGAAGTGTTGACCCCGTCATCGGTAGTGAAACCTACTGGAAACTCCACACGGGACGGAAGATTTCTCTGGGTGAAGGTCTTCCGTGGGTAGTCGAAACTCCATTTGGTTGGGCGGTCACTGGTCCCGCCTCTCGCTCGGCTACCTGCATTCCACGTCTCTGCTACCTCTCTACAGCTGATGATCGACTGAAAGCCGCTCTACATAAACTCTGGGACATGGAAACAACTCCATCGACTCCAGTTCGATCGTCCGAAGAAAACCGCCTTGAAGAGCTGTACGCTGCAACGACGACGCGTGATACGACAGGAAGGTATATCGTTAGACTCCCAAGAACCGAAGAACGACGCTGGGTTTCGAACGCTCAGGAAGAGCTGAAGGATGATCCACCGGAAGATCTGGTTATCCAACCATTCACGGCGTGCAAGATGAGCAGGCGATCCCCACGCTCGGTCTTCTTTTGGATCCGAAGGCCATCAACTTCCGAGTCAAGCTAG